A DNA window from Aphelocoma coerulescens isolate FSJ_1873_10779 chromosome 7, UR_Acoe_1.0, whole genome shotgun sequence contains the following coding sequences:
- the BZW1 gene encoding eIF5-mimic protein 2 isoform X1 translates to MNNQKPQKPTLSGQRFKTRKRDEKERFDPTQFQDCIIQGLTETGTDLEAVAKFLDASGAKLDYRRYAETLFDILVAGGMLAPGGTLADDMTRTNVCVFAAQEDLETMQAFAQVFNKLIRRYKYLEKGFEDEVKKLLLFLKGFSESERNKLAMLTGILLANGTLNASILNSLYNENLVKEGVSAAFAVKLFKSWINEKDINAVAVSLRKVNMDNRLMELFPANKQSVEHFSKYFTEAGLKELSEYVRNQQSIGARKELQKELQEQMSRGDPFKDIILYVKEEMKKNNISEQTVVAIIWSSVMSTVEWNKKEELVAEQAIKHLKQYSPLLAAFTTQGQSELTLLLKIQEYCYDNIHFMKAFQKIVVLFYKAEVLSEEPILKWYKDAHLAKGKSVFLEQMKKFVEWLKNAEEESESEAEEGD, encoded by the exons ATGAATAATCAAAAGCCGCAGAAGCCGACACTATCGGGCCAGcgttttaaaaccagaaaaagag ATGAAAAAGAGAGGTTTGACCCTACTCAGTTCCAGGACTGTATTATTCAAGGTTTAACTGAAACTGGCACTGACTTGGAGGCAGTAGCAAAGTTTCTTGATGCTTCTGGTGCAAAACTTGATTATCGCCGCTATGCAGAAACACTTTTTGACATCCTGGTGGCTGGTGGAATGCTGG CCCCAGGTGGGACCCTGGCAGACGACATGACACGCACAAACGTCTGTGTGTTTGCAGCACAGGAAGACCTAGAAACCATGCAAGCATTTGCTCAG GTTTTTAACAAACTAATCAGGCGTTACAAGTACCTGGAGAAAGGCTTTGAAGATGAAGTCAAAAAG TTGCTGCTGTTCCTGAAAGGGTTCTCAGAATCTGAGCGGAACAAACTGGCCATGCTGACGGGCATTCTGCTTGCCAACGGGACACTCAATGCATCAATTCTCAACAGTCTCTACAATGAGAACTTAGTTAAAGAAG GTGTTTCTGCAGCTTTTGCAGTCAAGCTGTTCAAATCATGGATAAATGAGAAAGATATCAATGCAGTGGCTGTCAGTCTTCGCAAAGTAAACATGGACAACAGGCTCATG GAGCTCTTCCCAGCCAACAAACAAAGTGTTGAACACTTCTCCAAGTACTTCACTGAAGCAGGACTAAAAGAACTTTCTGAGTATGTTCGGAACCAGCAATCCATAGGAGCTCGGAAGGAGCTGCAGAAAGAACTGCAGGAGCAGATGTCACGGGGAGATCCATTCAAGGAT ATCATCTTGTACGTGAAGGAGGAGATGAAGAAAAACAACATCTCAGAACAGACTGTGGTAGCCATAATCTGGTCAAGTGTAATGAGCACAGTGGAGTGGAACAAAAAGGAGGAGCTGGTAGCAGAGCAAGCCATTAAGCATTTGAAG CAATACAGCCCTCTACTTGCTGCCTTCACCACCCAAGGTCAGTCAGAGCTGACTCTTCTGTTGAAGATTCAGGAGTATTGTTATGACAACATTCATTTCATGAAGGCCTTCCAGAAAATAGTGGTGCTCTTCTACAAAG CTGAAGTTCTGAGTGAAGAACCCATTCTCAAGTGGTATAAAGATGCACATCTTGCAAAAGGAAAGAGTGTTTTTCTGGAGCAGATGAAGAAGTTTGTGGAATGGCTCAAGAATGCTGAAGAAG AGTCGGAGTCTGAAGCCGAAGAGGGTGACTGA
- the BZW1 gene encoding eIF5-mimic protein 2 isoform X2 codes for MLLVQNLIIAAMQKHFLTSWWLVECWPQVFNKLIRRYKYLEKGFEDEVKKLLLFLKGFSESERNKLAMLTGILLANGTLNASILNSLYNENLVKEGVSAAFAVKLFKSWINEKDINAVAVSLRKVNMDNRLMELFPANKQSVEHFSKYFTEAGLKELSEYVRNQQSIGARKELQKELQEQMSRGDPFKDIILYVKEEMKKNNISEQTVVAIIWSSVMSTVEWNKKEELVAEQAIKHLKQYSPLLAAFTTQGQSELTLLLKIQEYCYDNIHFMKAFQKIVVLFYKAEVLSEEPILKWYKDAHLAKGKSVFLEQMKKFVEWLKNAEEESESEAEEGD; via the exons ATGCTTCTGGTGCAAAACTTGATTATCGCCGCTATGCAGAAACACTTTTTGACATCCTGGTGGCTGGTGGAATGCTGG CCCCAG GTTTTTAACAAACTAATCAGGCGTTACAAGTACCTGGAGAAAGGCTTTGAAGATGAAGTCAAAAAG TTGCTGCTGTTCCTGAAAGGGTTCTCAGAATCTGAGCGGAACAAACTGGCCATGCTGACGGGCATTCTGCTTGCCAACGGGACACTCAATGCATCAATTCTCAACAGTCTCTACAATGAGAACTTAGTTAAAGAAG GTGTTTCTGCAGCTTTTGCAGTCAAGCTGTTCAAATCATGGATAAATGAGAAAGATATCAATGCAGTGGCTGTCAGTCTTCGCAAAGTAAACATGGACAACAGGCTCATG GAGCTCTTCCCAGCCAACAAACAAAGTGTTGAACACTTCTCCAAGTACTTCACTGAAGCAGGACTAAAAGAACTTTCTGAGTATGTTCGGAACCAGCAATCCATAGGAGCTCGGAAGGAGCTGCAGAAAGAACTGCAGGAGCAGATGTCACGGGGAGATCCATTCAAGGAT ATCATCTTGTACGTGAAGGAGGAGATGAAGAAAAACAACATCTCAGAACAGACTGTGGTAGCCATAATCTGGTCAAGTGTAATGAGCACAGTGGAGTGGAACAAAAAGGAGGAGCTGGTAGCAGAGCAAGCCATTAAGCATTTGAAG CAATACAGCCCTCTACTTGCTGCCTTCACCACCCAAGGTCAGTCAGAGCTGACTCTTCTGTTGAAGATTCAGGAGTATTGTTATGACAACATTCATTTCATGAAGGCCTTCCAGAAAATAGTGGTGCTCTTCTACAAAG CTGAAGTTCTGAGTGAAGAACCCATTCTCAAGTGGTATAAAGATGCACATCTTGCAAAAGGAAAGAGTGTTTTTCTGGAGCAGATGAAGAAGTTTGTGGAATGGCTCAAGAATGCTGAAGAAG AGTCGGAGTCTGAAGCCGAAGAGGGTGACTGA